One Apodemus sylvaticus chromosome 23, mApoSyl1.1, whole genome shotgun sequence genomic window carries:
- the Ppp2r3b gene encoding serine/threonine-protein phosphatase 2A regulatory subunit B'' subunit beta isoform X2, which translates to MDPAERRSRLLGSRSPAAAAPTPSPPPTRTRAPSLRRDPDDPAVRQALAALARGCDLVFPSRFRKRLRDFRQVDALREEPPPPAPPPGPFLPAFYFPRGRPLPNTLEVDDIIAEVERVFALFPQGRAGLGDMSKVAKACRCPLYWKSLLFSAAGGERTGSLSVHKFVAMWRKVLLTCHDDASKFLQLLSSPGSRGLVQEDFVPFLQDVVNSHPGLSFLKEASEFHSRYITTVIQRIFYTVNRSWSGRITCEELRRSNFLQAVSLLEAEPDINQLTDYFSYEHFYVIYCKFWELDTDHDLMIDRRDLARHADGAISSRMIDRIFSGAVTRSQKLQKDGKISYADFVWFLLSEEDKTTPTSTEYWFRCMDLDGDGALSMFELEFFYEEQARRLQARAVEPLPFCDLACQVLDLVQPQNPGRITLSDLKRCKLAGAFFDAFFNVDKYLEREQLEQDLNSDPELSDWEKYAAEEYDFLVAEEAAGDAWEDGLDRELSMLGVPLGSVDLYSFADHALEPL; encoded by the exons ATGGATCCCGCTGAGCGCCGGTCCCGCCTCCTGGGGTCGCGGAGCCCCGCGGCTGCCGCCCCgaccccctccccgcccccaacacGCACGCGCGCCCCGTCCCTGCGCCGCGACCCAGACGACCCCGCGGTGCGGCAGGCGCTGGCAGCGCTTGCGCGGGGCTGCGACTTGGTGTTTCCGTCGCGGTTCCGGAAGCGGCTGCGGGACTTCCGccag GTCGACGCCCTCAGGGAGGAGCCCCCgccgcccgccccgccccctgGCCCCTTCCTCCCCGCCTTCTACTTCCCCCGGGGGCGCCCCCTGCCCAACACCCTGGAAGTGGATGACATCATCGCTGAAGTGGAGAGGGTGTTTGCTCTGTTTCCACAGGGGAGGGCGGGGCTGGGTGACATGAGCAAGGTGGCCAAG GCCTGCCGCTGCCCACTCTACTGGAAGTCCCTGCTGTTCTCTGCCGCCGGCGGGGAGCGCACGGGCTCCCTGTCTGTGCACAAGTTCGTGGCCATGTGGAGGAA GGTCCTGTTGACATGTCATGACgatgcctccaagttcctgcaaCTGCTGAGCAGCCCTGGGAGCAGAGGCCTCGTGCAGGAGGACTTTGTGCCCTTCCTGCAG GACGTGGTGAACTCGCACCCAGGCCTGTCCTTCCTGAAGGAGGCATCGGAGTTCCACTCGCGTTACATCACCACG GTCATCCAGCGGATCTTCTACACTGTGAACCGGTCCTGGTCAGGAAGGATCACTTGTGAGGAGCTGCGCAGGAGCAACTTCCTGCAG GCGGTGTCGCTGCTGGAGGCGGAGCCTGACATTAACCAGCTGACTGACTACTTCTCCTACGAGCATTTCTACGTCATCTACTGCAAGTTCTGGGAGCTGGACACCGACCATGACCTCATGATTGACAGGCGCGACCTCGCGCGGCATGCGGATGGTG CCATCTCCTCCAGGATGATTGACAGGATCTTCTCTGGTGCTGTGACCCG aagccaGAAGCTGCAGAAGGACGGGAAGATCAGCTACGCGGACTTCGTGTGGTTCCTCCTCTCTGAAGAGGACAAGACCACGCCCACCAG CACGGAGTACTGGTTCCGCTGCATGGACCTGGACGGCGACGGTGCGCTCTCCATGTTCGAGCTCGAGTTCTTCTACGAGGAGCAGGCCCGGCGCCTGCAGGCGCGCGCTGTGGAGCCGCTGCCCTTCTGCGACCTCGCCTGCCAGGTGCTCGACCTGGTCCAGCCTCAGAACCCGG gcCGGATCACCTTGAGCGACCTGAAGCGCTGCAAGCTCGCGGGCGCCTTCTTCGACGCCTTCTTCAACGTGGACAAATACCTGGAGCGCGAGCAGCTGGAGCAG GATTTGAACTCGGACCCCGAGCTCTCCGACTGGGAGAAGTACGCGGCCGAGGAGTATGACTTCCTGGTGGCGGAAGAAGCTGCGGGCGATGCGTGGGAAGATGG attAGACCGGGAGCTGAGCATGCTGGGAGTCCCGCTGGGTTCCGTGGATCTGTACAGCTTTGCGGACCACGCCCTGGAGCCACTGTGA
- the Ppp2r3b gene encoding serine/threonine-protein phosphatase 2A regulatory subunit B'' subunit beta isoform X1, protein MPPGKPLRPLLQKKVDELFLRWLSDPDTQRALSDGLQRIRDAIPDPATFDPVTPDSAVPRTPTPDPSTRDPATPDPTTHDVACALPHGAPARPRRTTVYRAVDALREEPPPPAPPPGPFLPAFYFPRGRPLPNTLEVDDIIAEVERVFALFPQGRAGLGDMSKVAKACRCPLYWKSLLFSAAGGERTGSLSVHKFVAMWRKVLLTCHDDASKFLQLLSSPGSRGLVQEDFVPFLQDVVNSHPGLSFLKEASEFHSRYITTVIQRIFYTVNRSWSGRITCEELRRSNFLQAVSLLEAEPDINQLTDYFSYEHFYVIYCKFWELDTDHDLMIDRRDLARHADGAISSRMIDRIFSGAVTRSQKLQKDGKISYADFVWFLLSEEDKTTPTSTEYWFRCMDLDGDGALSMFELEFFYEEQARRLQARAVEPLPFCDLACQVLDLVQPQNPGRITLSDLKRCKLAGAFFDAFFNVDKYLEREQLEQDLNSDPELSDWEKYAAEEYDFLVAEEAAGDAWEDGLDRELSMLGVPLGSVDLYSFADHALEPL, encoded by the exons ATGCCGCCCGGGAAGCCGCTGCGGCCACTGCTACAGAAGAAGGTGGATGAGCTGTTCCTGCGCTGGCTCAGCGATCCCGACACGCAGCGCGCACTGAGCGACGGGCTGCAGCGCATCCGGGATGCCATTCCTGACCCCGCGACCTTTGACCCGGTCACTCCTGACTCCGCTGTACCCCGCACCCCGACCCCTGACCCCTCCACCCGTGACCCCGCGACCCCTGACCCCACGACGCACGACGTCGCTTGCGCGCTGCCTCACGGCGCCCCCGCTCGACCGCGGAGGACGACGGTATACAGAGCG GTCGACGCCCTCAGGGAGGAGCCCCCgccgcccgccccgccccctgGCCCCTTCCTCCCCGCCTTCTACTTCCCCCGGGGGCGCCCCCTGCCCAACACCCTGGAAGTGGATGACATCATCGCTGAAGTGGAGAGGGTGTTTGCTCTGTTTCCACAGGGGAGGGCGGGGCTGGGTGACATGAGCAAGGTGGCCAAG GCCTGCCGCTGCCCACTCTACTGGAAGTCCCTGCTGTTCTCTGCCGCCGGCGGGGAGCGCACGGGCTCCCTGTCTGTGCACAAGTTCGTGGCCATGTGGAGGAA GGTCCTGTTGACATGTCATGACgatgcctccaagttcctgcaaCTGCTGAGCAGCCCTGGGAGCAGAGGCCTCGTGCAGGAGGACTTTGTGCCCTTCCTGCAG GACGTGGTGAACTCGCACCCAGGCCTGTCCTTCCTGAAGGAGGCATCGGAGTTCCACTCGCGTTACATCACCACG GTCATCCAGCGGATCTTCTACACTGTGAACCGGTCCTGGTCAGGAAGGATCACTTGTGAGGAGCTGCGCAGGAGCAACTTCCTGCAG GCGGTGTCGCTGCTGGAGGCGGAGCCTGACATTAACCAGCTGACTGACTACTTCTCCTACGAGCATTTCTACGTCATCTACTGCAAGTTCTGGGAGCTGGACACCGACCATGACCTCATGATTGACAGGCGCGACCTCGCGCGGCATGCGGATGGTG CCATCTCCTCCAGGATGATTGACAGGATCTTCTCTGGTGCTGTGACCCG aagccaGAAGCTGCAGAAGGACGGGAAGATCAGCTACGCGGACTTCGTGTGGTTCCTCCTCTCTGAAGAGGACAAGACCACGCCCACCAG CACGGAGTACTGGTTCCGCTGCATGGACCTGGACGGCGACGGTGCGCTCTCCATGTTCGAGCTCGAGTTCTTCTACGAGGAGCAGGCCCGGCGCCTGCAGGCGCGCGCTGTGGAGCCGCTGCCCTTCTGCGACCTCGCCTGCCAGGTGCTCGACCTGGTCCAGCCTCAGAACCCGG gcCGGATCACCTTGAGCGACCTGAAGCGCTGCAAGCTCGCGGGCGCCTTCTTCGACGCCTTCTTCAACGTGGACAAATACCTGGAGCGCGAGCAGCTGGAGCAG GATTTGAACTCGGACCCCGAGCTCTCCGACTGGGAGAAGTACGCGGCCGAGGAGTATGACTTCCTGGTGGCGGAAGAAGCTGCGGGCGATGCGTGGGAAGATGG attAGACCGGGAGCTGAGCATGCTGGGAGTCCCGCTGGGTTCCGTGGATCTGTACAGCTTTGCGGACCACGCCCTGGAGCCACTGTGA